Proteins encoded by one window of Armatimonadota bacterium:
- a CDS encoding type II secretion system protein, with protein MKKRNRTQGFTLIEILVVLIIMSVMMGLATVLYTHAIANGDYQQCYSNEQSVANAEEQYRLRSSAHTYTTSIASLRALLPTTPVCPDGGTYSITISNGSATANNGQLVPNGQIVVSCSASGHPKYAPGIDTP; from the coding sequence ATGAAGAAACGAAATCGAACACAGGGCTTCACGCTCATCGAGATACTCGTCGTCCTGATCATCATGAGCGTTATGATGGGTCTTGCGACCGTCCTCTACACCCATGCAATAGCTAACGGCGACTATCAACAGTGTTATTCCAATGAGCAGTCGGTTGCAAACGCGGAGGAGCAGTACCGGCTGCGCAGTTCCGCTCACACCTATACCACCTCGATCGCGAGTCTACGAGCGTTGCTGCCGACGACACCGGTATGCCCGGACGGCGGCACGTACTCCATTACAATCTCCAACGGCTCGGCCACGGCCAACAATGGCCAGCTGGTGCCGAATGGACAGATCGTGGTCTCTTGCAGCGCCAGCGGACATCCCAAGTACGCCCCCGGCATCGACACACCATAA
- a CDS encoding prepilin-type N-terminal cleavage/methylation domain-containing protein has product MQSVNRKRGLAGRKGFTLIELLVVVLILSILMAVALPLYLAAVADSQKKTCRANMQTIANAVEAARVEGNWADYSTAIGAAIGPTIEPDLKATPVCPTAGAYSIEQGSSGDNTTFKVACTVHGTFEPGVDSN; this is encoded by the coding sequence ATGCAGTCTGTCAACCGCAAGCGCGGCCTCGCTGGTCGCAAGGGATTTACGCTCATCGAGCTTCTGGTCGTTGTGCTGATCCTCTCTATTCTTATGGCCGTGGCGCTTCCACTCTACCTGGCCGCCGTGGCTGATTCACAGAAAAAGACGTGTCGCGCAAATATGCAGACCATCGCCAACGCCGTAGAGGCCGCGCGAGTTGAAGGCAATTGGGCCGACTACTCGACCGCCATCGGCGCCGCGATTGGCCCAACCATAGAGCCCGACCTGAAAGCGACGCCGGTATGCCCAACGGCCGGCGCCTATAGTATCGAGCAGGGCAGCAGCGGCGACAACACCACGTTCAAGGTTGCTTGTACGGTTCACGGCACCTTTGAGCCTGGCGTAGACAGCAACTAG
- a CDS encoding type II secretion system protein, translated as MQSVKHARNLRGRKGFTLIELLVVVLILSILMAVALPLYLAAVADSQKKTCRANMQTIANAVEAARVEGNWADYTTAIGAAIGPTVEPDLKAEPVCPTAGTYSIEQGSSGDNTTFKVACTVHGTFEPGVDSN; from the coding sequence ATGCAGTCTGTCAAACATGCGCGAAACCTCCGGGGTCGCAAGGGCTTTACGCTCATCGAGCTTTTGGTCGTTGTGCTGATCCTCTCGATCCTTATGGCGGTCGCACTTCCTCTCTACCTGGCAGCCGTCGCCGATTCACAGAAAAAGACGTGCCGCGCCAACATGCAGACCATCGCGAACGCTGTAGAAGCGGCCCGCGTTGAAGGCAATTGGGCGGATTACACGACTGCGATCGGCGCAGCCATTGGCCCGACCGTAGAGCCCGACCTGAAGGCAGAGCCGGTCTGCCCAACTGCCGGTACCTATAGCATCGAGCAGGGCAGCAGCGGCGACAACACCACGTTCAAGGTTGCCTGTACGGTTCACGGCACCTTTGAGCCGGGCGTAGACAGCAACTAG
- the pilM gene encoding pilus assembly protein PilM, whose translation MRVPKKPILGIHVHPLGVRAIEARGAWSSPQFANAREVPLPAGAIDAGRIMQPDALVAALRELVGPVDGPTDVVMSISARGVMTHVIEAPPAPDAEMRTVIEGELEHYHIVTTANNAIDYLRLQQRDGNRTDPSPQVLVSAAEQSLVDGYCDAAERAGLRLVGLEPELLAMYRLAAQEAGQIEAAIAVTVGSEQTELAVTSQGAIRLYRRIDVGARQLVGAQPGLSADPLTGPVVQTGPGFNVVSAMNLATELRRSLDYYGSQFPEAVKPENVVLVVQDAELAGLADWLGNTLRLPVTLASPQILSDGAAPGESNCRYAAAAGLAMHNLASHPNTVPRFDLAKRNRAADAVEFERRKLVGALAISIAAVAAGVIIAVAVGIHANVVQAAVSQQKQSIAGLQQQRGAEVARAQHEDSLSKALAGQGYPLPWVMDAVAQSMAEKAGLSDARLDPGAKLVLTGDAATNQAVIQTLEHLRDSTQLQGASLDSFDSTNEQHQKQVVHFQISAYLAGAPAATVGGVKQGG comes from the coding sequence ATGCGAGTTCCTAAAAAACCGATACTCGGCATCCACGTCCATCCGCTGGGCGTGCGCGCCATCGAAGCTCGCGGCGCATGGAGTTCGCCGCAGTTCGCCAACGCCCGCGAAGTACCGCTGCCAGCCGGCGCGATCGATGCGGGACGGATCATGCAGCCAGACGCTCTGGTTGCGGCTCTGCGCGAGCTGGTCGGACCTGTGGATGGCCCCACCGACGTGGTGATGTCGATCAGCGCTCGCGGCGTAATGACGCACGTCATTGAGGCGCCGCCGGCGCCGGATGCTGAGATGCGTACGGTTATCGAGGGAGAGCTTGAACACTATCACATCGTAACCACCGCCAACAACGCCATCGACTACTTGCGCCTGCAGCAGCGCGACGGCAACCGCACCGACCCATCACCGCAGGTTCTCGTCTCGGCTGCCGAACAATCGCTTGTAGATGGCTACTGCGATGCTGCCGAGCGGGCTGGGCTGCGATTGGTAGGACTTGAGCCGGAGCTGCTGGCGATGTACCGGTTGGCGGCTCAGGAGGCCGGCCAGATCGAGGCGGCAATTGCCGTAACTGTGGGATCGGAGCAGACCGAACTCGCGGTTACCAGCCAGGGTGCGATCCGGCTGTATCGCCGGATTGACGTAGGCGCAAGGCAGCTGGTCGGCGCTCAGCCGGGCCTCTCCGCGGATCCGCTGACCGGCCCGGTGGTGCAGACCGGGCCCGGATTCAATGTGGTGTCGGCAATGAACCTCGCCACCGAACTCCGGCGCTCGCTGGACTACTACGGGAGCCAGTTCCCCGAAGCCGTAAAGCCTGAGAACGTGGTTCTGGTGGTGCAGGATGCCGAGTTGGCCGGACTGGCCGACTGGCTTGGAAATACGCTGCGGCTGCCCGTCACGCTGGCGTCACCGCAGATCCTCAGCGACGGCGCCGCGCCAGGCGAAAGTAACTGCAGGTATGCCGCGGCAGCCGGATTGGCAATGCACAACCTGGCCTCCCATCCGAACACCGTTCCGAGATTCGATCTCGCGAAACGCAATCGGGCAGCCGACGCCGTAGAGTTTGAGCGCCGCAAACTTGTGGGCGCGCTGGCGATCTCCATCGCGGCTGTCGCCGCCGGCGTTATCATCGCCGTGGCTGTTGGAATCCATGCCAACGTGGTTCAGGCGGCCGTATCGCAGCAAAAGCAGAGCATTGCTGGACTTCAACAGCAGCGCGGCGCCGAGGTCGCCAGAGCCCAGCATGAGGACTCCCTGTCCAAGGCTCTGGCCGGCCAGGGTTACCCACTGCCCTGGGTCATGGATGCCGTAGCGCAATCGATGGCCGAGAAAGCCGGGCTTAGCGACGCACGGCTCGACCCGGGGGCCAAGCTTGTGCTTACCGGCGATGCCGCCACCAACCAGGCGGTTATTCAGACGCTGGAGCATCTGCGCGACTCGACGCAGCTGCAGGGCGCCTCGCTCGACTCATTCGACTCGACTAATGAACAGCATCAGAAGCAAGTCGTACACTTCCAGATATCCGCTTACCTCGCCGGCGCGCCGGCGGCCACGGTAGGCGGTGTGAAGCAGGGAGGCTAG